In bacterium, a single genomic region encodes these proteins:
- the guaB gene encoding IMP dehydrogenase, which translates to MKKKTVVPSPGGMVEGLTFDDVLLIPAESAVIPKDVDVTVNLTPDIRLNIPLVSAAMDTVTEAETAIAMAREGGIGIIHRNNTPDEQATEVDRVKKSESGMISDPITVDPDQRVVEALEVMKKYRISGLPVTRDGKLVGILTNRDLRFETNFEQPIRSVMTKDDLVTVPVGTTLEQAREILHRNRIEKLLVVDGRNNLKGLITIKDILKITKYPNACKDSLGRLRVGAAISVSGWEERVQKLLKVGVDIVCVDTAHGHSRDVLRIVKAIRTTFRGVRMIAGNVATGEGTEALIKAGVDAVKVGVGPGSICTTRVVAGVGVPQFTAIMRCAKAAKRKGVTVMADGGIKYSGDITKAMAAGASSVMIGSLFAGTEESPGEMILYQGRSYKVYRGMGSLEAMKKGSKDRYFQSHVETESKLVPEGIEGRVPNRGSLAAVVFQLVGGLKAGMGYVGARDIAELQKRASFLKITPAGLRESHVHDVIITKEAPNYRVE; encoded by the coding sequence ATGAAAAAGAAAACGGTGGTTCCATCGCCGGGAGGAATGGTGGAAGGGTTGACGTTCGACGACGTGCTGCTGATCCCGGCGGAGTCCGCCGTGATCCCGAAGGATGTCGACGTGACCGTCAACCTCACCCCCGACATCCGGCTGAACATCCCGCTCGTGTCCGCCGCGATGGACACGGTCACCGAGGCGGAAACCGCCATCGCCATGGCCCGCGAAGGGGGGATCGGGATCATCCACCGGAACAACACCCCGGACGAGCAGGCGACCGAGGTGGACCGGGTGAAGAAGTCCGAGAGCGGCATGATCTCCGACCCGATCACGGTCGATCCCGACCAGCGCGTCGTCGAGGCCCTCGAAGTGATGAAGAAGTACCGGATCTCGGGGCTGCCGGTCACCCGGGACGGGAAGCTCGTCGGAATCCTCACCAACCGCGACCTGCGATTCGAGACGAATTTCGAGCAGCCGATCCGCAGCGTGATGACGAAGGACGACCTGGTAACCGTGCCCGTGGGGACGACGCTCGAGCAGGCCCGCGAGATCCTCCACCGGAACCGGATCGAGAAGCTTCTCGTGGTGGACGGGCGGAACAACCTCAAGGGACTCATCACGATCAAGGACATCCTGAAGATCACGAAGTATCCCAACGCCTGCAAGGACTCCCTCGGAAGGCTGCGCGTCGGCGCGGCGATCAGCGTGTCCGGTTGGGAGGAGCGGGTCCAGAAGCTCCTCAAGGTGGGCGTGGACATCGTCTGCGTCGACACGGCGCACGGGCATTCGCGGGACGTATTGCGGATCGTCAAGGCGATCCGCACGACCTTCCGCGGGGTGCGGATGATCGCCGGGAACGTCGCCACGGGCGAGGGGACCGAGGCGCTGATCAAGGCCGGGGTCGACGCCGTCAAGGTGGGCGTCGGTCCGGGATCGATCTGCACGACCCGCGTCGTGGCGGGCGTCGGGGTACCGCAGTTCACGGCGATCATGCGTTGCGCCAAGGCGGCGAAGAGGAAAGGGGTCACCGTCATGGCGGACGGCGGCATCAAATATTCCGGGGACATCACGAAGGCGATGGCGGCGGGCGCCTCTTCCGTGATGATCGGCTCCCTCTTCGCGGGGACCGAGGAGAGCCCGGGCGAGATGATCCTGTACCAGGGCCGCTCCTACAAGGTGTACCGCGGGATGGGGTCGCTGGAGGCGATGAAGAAGGGAAGCAAGGACCGGTATTTCCAGTCCCACGTCGAGACGGAGAGCAAGCTCGTCCCCGAGGGGATCGAAGGACGCGTTCCCAACCGGGGATCCCTGGCGGCCGTCGTCTTCCAGCTCGTGGGCGGGTTGAAGGCGGGGATGGGATACGTGGGAGCGCGGGACATCGCGGAGCTGCAGAAACGGGCGAGTTTCCTGAAGATCACCCCGGCCGGCCTGCGCGAGAGCCACGTCCACGACGTGATCATCACCAAGGAAGCCCCGAACTATCGGGTGGAGTAG
- a CDS encoding YihY/virulence factor BrkB family protein gives MIRRTSMVFRAVAEGAAIFFRNHGPVYSASIAFNILLSAIPVLFIAFAATGWIIGQSDLPFEQLTELLRNTFPYGARVVVPNLRHLMAAGSAFGILGMVLLLFTSFSVTDAVHTSLSVMMMRKRQKRIWRSLAFHVVLVVVLIVLTAAAIVVPPLWEGIFYLTKGMSAQVDHAFRGFMQLVADVILVDIMVLGSVLSYRYLSPGRIRLRNAFIGTVIFLGLLQGIRFGFIFYIRKFSKLNLLYGSLFSIICFILVAYLFAAAYLYGASVIGVLERTGREGSIPEKEEGESGASTGGDRHRDEHDPDARSGA, from the coding sequence CGTCGCGGAGGGAGCGGCGATCTTCTTCCGCAACCACGGTCCGGTTTACAGCGCCTCCATCGCGTTCAACATCCTGCTCTCCGCGATCCCGGTCCTGTTCATCGCCTTCGCAGCCACCGGGTGGATCATCGGACAGAGCGATCTCCCGTTCGAGCAGCTCACGGAGCTTTTGCGAAACACGTTCCCGTACGGCGCGCGCGTGGTCGTGCCGAACCTTCGGCACCTGATGGCGGCGGGGAGCGCCTTCGGGATCCTGGGAATGGTGCTGCTCCTCTTCACCTCCTTCTCCGTGACCGACGCGGTTCACACGTCGCTCTCCGTGATGATGATGCGCAAGCGCCAGAAGCGGATCTGGCGCTCCCTCGCGTTCCACGTCGTCTTAGTGGTAGTCCTCATCGTGCTGACCGCCGCGGCGATCGTCGTGCCGCCTCTTTGGGAGGGGATCTTCTACCTCACGAAGGGAATGTCCGCGCAGGTGGACCACGCGTTCCGGGGCTTCATGCAGCTCGTCGCGGATGTGATCCTCGTCGACATCATGGTGCTGGGGAGCGTGCTGAGCTACCGGTACCTCTCCCCGGGAAGAATCCGGCTGCGCAACGCGTTCATCGGGACCGTGATCTTCCTCGGGCTGCTGCAGGGCATCCGGTTCGGCTTCATCTTTTACATCAGGAAATTCAGCAAGTTGAATCTTCTTTACGGTTCCTTGTTCAGCATCATTTGTTTTATACTCGTTGCTTACCTCTTCGCGGCGGCGTACCTGTACGGGGCCAGCGTCATCGGAGTTCTGGAACGTACGGGCAGGGAGGGGTCCATCCCGGAGAAAGAGGAAGGGGAATCGGGTGCCTCGACTGGCGGCGATCGACATCGGGACGAACACGATCCGGATGCTCGTAGCGGAGCGTAG